In the genome of Candoia aspera isolate rCanAsp1 chromosome 4, rCanAsp1.hap2, whole genome shotgun sequence, the window TGGGGGCTCCGCCGCCGCCCCTGCAGAGCGCGGCATCTTCTCTGCTCCCTTGCCAGGTGCTCTTGGGCCTCTTTTTCAACGTCCACTCCGCTGTCCTGATCGAAGATATCCCTGCCACCGAGGACGATTTCAAGTgagtttgccccccccccccccgctctctgGAGGCGCATCTTATCCGGGCTTGCCTGGCTCTCCCAGCGGGAGCCAGGTGCTTCCTGGGCCAGCCTCTGCTGGTGGTGGGGAGGACGCCGAGGAGGATGCAGGGCCgtctgtgtgtgcctgtgtgcttGTGTAGGTATACGTGAGCAGGGGGTTGGGGAGCTCCTTTCCAGAATGACCCATCCTTTTCCTCCCCCTTTGTTACAGATCTGGGATGACTAAGATCCACACGCTCTATGACCAAGTTAGCTACAACTGCTTCATCGCTGCCGGCCTCTATTTCGTCCTGGGGGGCTTCTGCTTTTGCCAAGTGCGCCTCAACAAGCGGAAGGAATACATGGTCCGCTAACAGCCCCCCTTCTCTGCCGGAGCACCCTTGCCCCCTCCCCCGTCGGTTCCCTCTGTGCGGGAGGGTCCTCAGTCTCACTGGGGTACTGGGGGAGAAGGAGGGGGGCCTTCCTTGCGTTTCTGTGTGTGGAACCCCTTTCTCCCCCCTTGGGCAGGATGATGACCTCTGGCCACCTCCGCTTCAGCTCTTCCCTTCACTCCCGTTATTGGAAGCCGAGGCCGGCCCGGCCGGTGCTGCCTTTCCTCATTTGCCCTTTGGCTGACCAAAATGGAACATCCATGTTATGTAAATAGCAGAGGCCTCCCCCCACACTATATTTGGCACCTCCCTGGCCCCAAGGCTGGGCTTGATTTGTCTGGTGTGCCAGCAGCCAGTCCTCTCCAGTTTGATCTGTGTTTCGGCTCCCTGTTCTCTCTTTGTCGTAATGCTCCTTTGCTGTAATGCTCCTTTGCCGGAGGTCCCTGCCCAGTGGCTGGAAGGAACTGGTGTGTGGAGGGAGGGGGACTGTGAactctctcctccccctcctccttgctCCTGGGGGGCTGGGGCAGGCTTCCTGGGGGGCTGgggcagggcaggggaggggagggttaGGCCAGCCCCTGCAGTGTGTGGTGAGGGCAGGCCCTACTCCTGTGTACCCACCCAGCGTCTGTGCCAGTCTCTGTGCTAGCCCAACCGCTCAGAAGAGCCCAGTCCTGCCCTAGACGTGTGTGCAATAAACATTATTTGATCTGGCTCGGTGGTCTCACTCTTTCCAAGGGCTGGGTTCCTGGGGTGGCGGGAGCTGGGGGGGGCAGCCTGCTGCCGGGGTCCTGGGCTtcctggaggggtgggggggggggtggtctTGGGAGTGGCCCGAGCAGGGGTTTCCTAGCGAGTTGCCATCGGCTGCGGGCCGGGTTGTAGGCCCAGGGCCAGAGCGGGGGCGGCCCCGGCGAGAACAGCCGGGGGATGGAGAGACGCAGACTggtgctgccgccgccgccgccagagcTGAGCGGGCCGATGGTCCCCGCCGCTGCTCGCCTCGCCCCGCAGGGACCCGGAGCCGGGCCAACGAGCGCAGCCAAATGTCCCCGTGGCTCTACGGGGTCGCCCGAGCTGCGGCTGGGAGCCTTCTCCCCGCTGAGCCGCTGGTCCTATCATCCGCGGCCGGCGCAGCCTCCAGCCGGCCGGAGGCTCCCAGCTGACGCCTCGCACCATAGAGCGCCCGGAAGGAGCGCCCAAGCAGAAGGCGCCTGCGCGCAGGGCGCACCACAgggggagccgccgccgccgccgccgccatgacCTCCGCCTCCACCAAGGTATCCACCGGCCAGGGGGAGGGCGCCTCTGAGCGCGGGCAGAGCGCCTCCGCGCCCGGCTGACCGCCTTTCCCCGCAGGTGGGCGAGATCTTCTCCGCGGCCGGCGCCGCCTTCACCAAGCTGGGCGAACTGACGATGCAGCTGCACCCAGTGGCCGACTCGTCCCCGGCCGGGTGAGCAGGGCGGGGGGCGCGGAGCTCCGGGGCGCACTCAGAGGGCGGCCGGGGCCCTGACTGTCCGCGTCCCGCAGGGCCAAGTGGACGGACGCCGAGATTGCTCTCCTGCGGGCCTCCGTGCAGCGCTTCGGTGACGACCTGCACCGCATCAGCGCCCTCATCAAGGACCGGACCGTGTAAGCCGCGCCCGCCCGCCCCGCCGCgtccggcccggcccggcccggcccggcccggcccggccccgccccgccccgccccgccccgccccgccccggagACCGCCTCGCCCCGGTGACCGCCTCGCCTCGTCTCGTCTCCCCTCAGGGCGCAACTCAAAGCGGCCGCCAAGCGCAAGGCTTACGAGGACACCGGGCtgcccccgccgccgcccgcgCCGCCCGCCGACTCCCCGAAGAAGCCAGCCGGCCGCAAGCCGCCCGTCGCTGGCCCGCCCCCGCCCGGCCCCTCCTCCGCGCCCCTGCCGGCGGACGCGCCCGCGCCCAAGAAGCCCAAGGCGGCCGGGGAGGGCcgggcggcggtggcggcggcggacGTGACCCTGAGCGCCCTGAACGACGCGGACGCGCACCGGGACCTGGGCGACGCCGAGAGTCTGGGCGACGCGCCCCCGCCGGCCAAGAAGCTCAACTTCGACCAGGGTaagagggggtggggggggggcggaccGGGCGGCCGCGGGGGGtcccgctgctgctgccgctgccgctgccgctgtcCCGGCTCCGCTGGCGCCGCGCTCtcgctctctctgtctctcttccagACAGCCTGAATTTGGACCCCGGATTCCTCATGGCGCCCAGCAGCACAGACCTGCCGCTCCTCTCCCGCTGAGCCTCCCCACCGTCCTTCGCGGCGCCCTGGCggcctccccttccccctcccgcTCCACCTGCCCACCTTGGACAGGGCTTGGGGCAGGGGCGCCCCGGGTGGCCAGGGCTGCTCTGTGCCTCCTCTCGTTCTTGTTCTCGAGCCAAATAAAGGCTGCCTCTCTGGTCTGTGTCTTCTTTGTGCCTTTGTTTGGCCGGCGAGGGTGGGGCGCCCTTTCCCCCGACCCGAGTGTGGCCACCCCCACCCCGGGTCTCGTGGCAGGGTGCCACCTCACTGCAGCAGCACGAGGAACACTGGCTGCGAGGAGCGGCGGTGCCAGTGTTGAGGTGCTGCTAGAGCCGGGCTGGCAGAACAGGTGGGCCGCAGGGTGGCCCCAGGCTGCAGATGGGGTCCTCGCCGCCTGCCGCCTTGTTCCCGGGGGTGATATGGGGGTCCGTGCCTGGCTCCCGGTCGAAGGCGTCCTGGCCGCTCGCGTTAGCACCACAAAATGGGTTGTGGATTCCTGATGCCAACAAACCATGTTGTGCTGCTGCTGCGCACGCCAGTTTCAGTGCTCATCTTGGAAACGTGGGTAGGGCAGAGGAAACATTGTGTCAAGAAGCACCCCCACTCCCGCGGCTGCTTTGGCCCCGTCTTCTGGACCAGCAGCCCTTTCTCTGTGTTTGCTTTCCAAAAGGAGATGTTTCCTTGGCAGCCCTCAGGACAGGGGGGAGGGGGTGCCCAGAGGCAAGGAGGGAGGCAGAACCCCGGCCAGGTTCCCAACTGGGGTGGTCCTGCTTACCTATCTTTTTCTGGGATCTCGGGATCTGGTATGCCAGCCTGTGTGGGGAGGCCACTGCTCCCACTCAACTGGCCCCTGAACTCAAGTGGGTATGGGAAGGAGGGGGCTGCGAGGGAGGCGGGAGGGCACAAGCGTCCAGACTGGCCAGTCTTCTGGCCATAGGGTGCACGGGCAGGCCAGGAAAACTGGACTTCCCCAAAAGAGTGACACAGCCCTCTTGGTGGAGCAGAAAATGGAGACAATGGGCAACGCCCAAGCCGGCTGGACtggccccctccccccaggccCAGCCTAAGCTCCTTCCCCCGCACTGATGGGCTGTGAATGTGCAGTCCACTGCTTTGCCCCCAAGTAGGTCAAATGAGCCCCGAgccttgtccccccaccccaccccagcatcTGCAGTGGTCCATGAGAGGACTTGACTTCAATTGCCCTGGGTGGGGCTTGGCCTGTTCTATCGCCACGTACATTACTGTAGGAAAGCAATttgtttccctccctcctccccccacaaGATTTATGCTCGGTTTTGCCAGTGCAGCATCCGAATTGCATCAATGGATCGCCCTTGGATGAAAAAAGAATGAACTGGTTCTGTTCCGTTGGCCCTGTCTTGGGGGAGAAGCCCCCGGGCTATGGGGCAGGGAAGGAACGGCAGCAGCACGATTTCTGGCCTGGGGGCAGTTGGGAGAAGAGGGGTGGGGGCAGATGGTCTGCCTGTGATATGCTAAATCACAAGATTTGGAAGGAAGCGCCCCATAGGTCGTGGTTAAATAACAGGAGGTAAGCATTCAGGACCCACAGTGGGAATTCAGACTATAGGCAATGGTGAAAATGTCTACCTTCGCTGCCATACTGAATTTTAACTCAGAATTCACCTTTCAGTCCCATTGGCAAGACTACAGCAATGCCCCTCCAATGTCCCCAGCTGCTttatggggggggagggggcagtgttTCTGTCCTCCGTCTGCAGGAGCTGTGCTGGCCCCTGTCTTGAAGAGGGGGGGTGACTGCATCAGCTTCACAAAGTTTAGGGAGGCCCGAGTGCCTCAGAGGGTGTTGACTggcttaaaagaaaaatctggacACTGTGGCTGTTTGGAAGGCtggtgggggcagggggtggcATTGGATTTCTAGGTGGTGGAACAAAGTGTGCCCCATATCAGGGATTGGTTCTGGGGAGGTCTTGGAGGGAGACTGATTTGGGCCCAATCcttgaaaaaaatcctttaaaaaaattggatgGGCTCAGGAGGGCCTGGAGGGGGActgacaatttatttttatttttgaatatttggtAGGAGGTGATGAAAGGCTGAGGTCTCCACCGCTCCAGCACCCTGATCTCTCTGATCCTCTTGCAGCCCCCGTTTCAAACCCGGGGCTCCTTGGGGCAGTGGGAGCTTCCCCCCGCCACCACAGCCCTTCATTTGGCAGCCTagccctgcccccctccccggTCCCTGGAGGAATGGACTGCAGGATGTGTGGATGGGGTGTCCTCGGAAATGCAAGTGTCTCTTGCACAGAGGGGTTTCTTCTGGGAGCTGGGATGAGTGGCTGGGGGCACTTGGAGGTGCCCGCCAGCTTCCCTCCCCCAAATCCAGCCTGGCTCTCCCTTTCGTTTGGGCCCTTTTCACACAGGGTGTGATTAGGCTGTTTCTGCAAGGTTGGTTCCACCCACATCTTTTCCACTGCAATTGACTCCCTCTGGCTGGGGGTCCTGTTGTGGCAATTTGGGGGCATCGGCAGGGGGTCGTGCCCCCCTTTTGCTGACGAGTCACCACTTGACTATGGCCTGTGAGCCTTTCCTGCACCATCAGGGTGCCGCCCTAGGCTCTGAGAGGACAGCACTGCCTGCCTCTGTCCTTGTACCCCCTTCCAAGCCAGACCCACGCCACCCCCATCACTGTACACCCCTGGCTTACCTGCTCTGCAGACCCTCGCCCCCTCTGGATGATCAGGGGCCGCGTTTTCCAGAAGTCGTAGTTTAgcccttaaaaaaatattttgcagccaCGGAAAGCAAAGGTTTGGCTGTGCCCTCTTGCCACCCATTCTTGGCATTCGGCTGTCTCTGTCTCCATGCGGGACTCGCCCCCCCCCGAACGGGGAGCATTTGCCCCTCTTCCTGCTCCAACCATGAAATGTTGGGGAGCTCCTTCCAGCTCGCCCCAAAGATTTCTCCCTGTTTTCCAGGGAATCCaggattggaaaaaaataaggaaaataagtGGGTGCCCCTGCGCGCCCCCCGAAGCTGCCAGCCCCTTCCGTGCGATTGGGAAAGGCAAcgagaaagagggagagacagaggaaaaaaaaaacagggcaaCTGAGAAAAGCCTGGTCCTTTTTCCCCTTACGCAACTTTCTACACTTGAATAAACCCCTTTGGGGTGAAggaaaaaatctgcaaaaaattCAGAGGGGAGGCCAAGCACCCCCCTGGAAGTGTGTGAAATTTGGAGGGGATCCAGACAGCCGTTCTCCAGCAAAAAAATTAGCTTTCAAACGGCTCTCTCTCCCGCCAGCTTTAACGTCCCCAGCTGACTTTGTCGTGGTGCCAACTTGTGCGGCTGGCTTGGCAGCCCCCCAGCTTTTCAAACAGTCATTTTGTCTGTGCGAGCGGTGATCAGAACCCCTGGCCTGGTGCAGTCCTTATACCCGTGGCCCTAGACCCCCACTGCCCTGGCTCCCCGGGTCCCATCTGTGGAGGGCGCTGGATGGCTCTTTTCTTAACATACAAGGCCACGGTATTGAAacgtgtggggtgtgtgtgtgtgtctgtgcgcacGCACCCTTCTGCTAGCTCCAGTCACGAATCTGTCGATGTAAAAGCACAGCCGGGTTTACAAGCCACCCTAGAGCAGCAAAAGCTCGCCCCCTCCTGAAACGTCCGGCCACATGGGTTCCTGGGACAGGCCTCCCTGTGGAAGGGAGCCAGGGGAGCCCCCCCCCGAGCCCCGTGTGCCCCTCCCCACACAAATCTCATTCCTGCCCCTCCACCGTTTCTCGGCCTGTCTGTCTGCAGCAgctggctggggggggggggcagagaggcCACCTTTGCTTGAacccagggccagggccagggcagGAGCCCCCAACCTGCAGCAGCAACCAAGAAGGACCCCCCGTCCCAGCAACGAGGCTCCGGGCTGGGAGAGGCAAGGCTGTCTCTGAGGGCAGGCAGATGCCTTCTGGGCTGCGTCCACTCCCAGTGGCCACTGGGGGGGAGCCCCTTTTCTCTTGGCTTGTTGATTCAGGGGTTCTGTGGACAGGAACTAGGTGGGGGTGAGAGAGGGGGGCAGCAAAGCCCAGTATTGTGGCAGGGAGGGGACTGGGGGCAGGGCTGTAGCCCCAGCATGGCTTGTGGgagacccccctcccccctcccccctcccccaggcttGGCTGGGGACGCGCCCGTCCAGAGCAGTGGTCTCTCTGGCCGGCTGCTGAAAGTGAGGGGCAGGGGGATTGTCCGGCCTCCCCCTTTGGTCATGCCCTCCCAGCCCCAGTCCTTGATCTTggacaacccccccaccccccgctgatATGGGTGAAAGCAGAGAAAGGAACCAGGGCATGTCTCTGGCAGACGTGTAATACAGAGATGAAAACACGGGGGACCCCTCCAGCTTTGCCAAGAGACGTACAAAATATACATCAGAGAAAAATGATCCTGCAAATTGCTCTCCTCCACTCCGCCCACCCGAAATACAGTTTACTGCCATCTATGATTCTCAGGTGGAAGGACGGATTCAGACACCTTCTTAGGCACAGTCATGATCAGTGCAGGTACAATTTTCAGATTCATTGAGGGGACTCGGACTACCCCCCCCTTTATTTCCTCTGCAACTGAAGGGTGTGTTTGGGAGCACAACTGCAACTCGGTTAAGTGTTGGGGGGCTCCCCCATATCGTTAAGGAACCCTCCCCTAAGCGACGTTTTCCCCTTGACCCTTCCGAAGAGGGACCGTTGCAAGAGAATGAGGGTTGGCAGACGGGGAGCCCTTCATCCCCAGGCCACGCCAGTGCTGTGCATAtccagcccccccgcccccattcgGGGCAGAGTGGTGGGGCAGCGTCGGCGAACTGACTTCATAGCAGGAGCCCCCAGCCGTTACCTTCCGGCTACAGGTTGGGGGCGCCTGGAGATGCCAGCCACGACGAGCTTCCTGGGAGTCTCCGACTCACCCGCCCCCCATACTGTAAGCAGCAGCAGAGGTCGGGGCGGCGCGGTACCCCCTCCCCCATTGGGAAGCCTGGCTCGCTTTTTGGCAGGACCCAAGACCCCCGCCCACAAGGAACTTGGCTCCTCTCGCTCCCTCACTGGCGCCGGTTCTTttttccgccccccccccgccccgccactCTCCTCTTTTTGCGAGAGGCTGCTGCTGTTTGATGTTTGCGGAGGGGGAACGGGCTAAGCCCCCTCTCCCGCAGCCTCGGCCGATCCACCTTGGCAGATGCCGAGACTTCGGGGTCCCGTGGGAACTgggcaggcagagagagagaagagaggacCAGTGGATCCCCCACCTGCCCCACACATTTGCCGGCTCATTCTCAAAGCTTCGGccatgatggtgatggtggtgatgatggtgatggtctCAGAGCTACACCCCCTGGATGGTTTCCGGGAGGGGCTCCCGATTTGAGGCCGGCTGGGGGCGCAGGACAAGCGAAGCTTCAGCTCCGGTCCAGCATCCCCGGTGGCGCAAGAGGAAAAAGGCGCTTGAGGGGGGCGGGAGCGGTCCAGCCCGCAATCCTGGGCAGAGGCTCCCGCGGTGCCCCAAAGAGAGTCccgggagagggaaggaaggcgGGCCCGTCGGGAAGTTGCACCATAGGCTCCCTTCTCACCCCCTTAGCCTGGCGGCCCCGGAAAAAGCAGGGCGCTGCTGGACCATCGCAGGGGATGGGCTTCACCCTCGCCCCGCAGGCCCGGCCCGAGCCTAGAGCAGAATTCCTCCCTCCAACGGTCACGCAATGGAACTGCACGTGGAGAAGGATGCGCCGACACATCCTCGCCCACCGCTCCTGAGAAAGGACACGCCGCCGCCCGGAGCGGGGCAGCGGTCGTCTCCGGAAACCGCGAGGCCGGGCAGCGCTGCCCCGCGAGGCCTTTCAAGAGCCCAGGGCCCCGAAGTCCACCCGAGCGTCTTCAGCTCGCCGCCGGTTTTGTTCCGTGGCAGTCTGCGGCCCGGAGACAGGAGGAGAAGGACGCCCCCGCTTCCCGACGCTCTCCGGGCCCATCGCTCCAGGAacagaaagctctgtgcacatgcTCAAGAAGCATCTGCTTCAACTTATCCGGATAGTAAGGGGCGGAAGCCGAAGGACGCCGCCCTTTGCTCTCCAGGTAGCCCTGTGGAAACGGGCCCCAGATTTTCCTCCCTCCGCAGGTCTGATTAGGATTGGCCCCGCCGAGGTTAGGGAAGCCACGCGGGGTGTGGAGCAGCGAGGACAGCCCGGGCGTCCGGTTCTTTTCATCCAGCATCCAGCATCCGGCTCAGCGCGAGGCTTCAGCCCGCCCAGCCTCCCCTGTCCCGCCCAGGGCCCACGCCCGCCCTGGCCCAGCCAGGCAAAGACCAGCCGCGGGGAAGCCACAACTTTATTGGCAGCAGGTCCGGGGGTCACACACAGACGGGAGCTCAGCGCGCGGCGGACAGGCATGCAGGGTGCCGGCAGGCGGGGTCGCGAGGGCCGGAATCCGGCGGAGGGCAAGGGGGCCGCTGTGGGTAGCCTGGGTGGAGAGGCGTCCTGGGACCCGCGGGGTTGCCTGGAAGGAGGCAGaaagcgggggtggggtgggggtgggggttgtcgCTGCAGCTCTGGTTGCTATACAGTTCAAATATAGatatatctatatagatatatatatatatatagatttaCCACATTTCCTCTTTAAATAAACATTATATACAAATCCCAGCTGAGTGGGGCAGGCTCAGGGCACAAGATGGGGAGTGGCTGGGGGCTGGGTGAGAGACAACTGGTGGGGTGTCCTCCCCAAGTGGAGCAGTAGATCAACTTGCTGCTGGGGGGGAGGGGTCCCCCTGGACTGGGTGGTTGGACTCTTCTGGGTGCTTTGGACCAAATGGCAGACTGGTCCTTTGACCTGCAAGGTTGGGGGGGTGGGGCTGGGGGGTGATGCCACTCCTCCCATCACAGCTCTGAACAGCGGTCCTGCTTGTTGTAATGGTCGAACTGGTTCTTCCAGTGCATCATGTAGGCACTCCAGAGATGGAACTCCAGCTTCCATTGCCGCTCCGCCTCCTCAATGTTGTCTGGGGTTGTGCCAGCAGAGAAGAGAGTGACGGgcagtggggggtgggtggggggcaagAACATCCAGGGACatggagggggagaaagagagagaggtgtTAAGGGAAGGCGATCAAGTGGGGAAGAAGGCCTCCTCCTGGGCCCCGGCTGGGGGTGGGTGGTTGGGTGGAggaccttttccttttctccatggGCCTGTGGGATCCCCTGGACAAAAGGCAGGGGGGGCTTGTTCTTAGCGATGGAAAGGACTGGTAGGGGGACCCAGAGAGCTTGGTCGGCCTTGTGGTTCTGGGCAGGACCACCCTCACTCAGGAGGGTgtctccctccctgccccaaggtgCCAAGGCCTGGTGGCAGGGGTGCCACGTCCGGCAGGGGTGCCATGTCTTTGTGGGAGGAAGAGCTCGCAGGAAAGGCTGCAGCTTCTGAAGATGAGCACTTGCTGGGGGGTGTTTAATCTTGAGGGGTCTGTGATTTAGCTGGTTGGAGGGGCAGaccgggggaggggggcaggtgGTGCCTGGGGGCTAAGGAGCCTTGGCCTTGGTTTTGCAAAGCAGCTTGGGGAATGGCAGAGCCCCAGAGAagttgtgggggagggaggggctcAGGATGTGTCCTGAGGATGAGTGATAGGAGGATTTTGGATGCAAGGACCCTCCTGAATCCCCCTCCTCTTTTTGTTTGCCTCCAGCAGCCCCCCACCCTCTCCGGGCAGCTTCCTCCCCCATCATGGGCAACAAGAACCCTCACCAGGCCCAGCAGCTGCCTAGTTCACGCAATCTGCTAGGGCGATGGCAGGAGGCCCGGCCCGCATTGGACCGCCAGTGTCTGGCCAACCTTGCTAGGGATGAGGCCGGTTCCTTCTGCTTTTCCAGTTGGAAAGCAGTCGGCAGAGGAATGGCTGCACGTCTACCAGATCAGCAGACGCCTGGTGTGGAGCATCACATGTGGTCTTCAAATCTGCAATGGGCTCCGTGACTGTGAAGCTTGGGCTGTGGGTCTGGCAGGGCAGGAGGAGTTGAATGGCACCCCCGGATTGCCTGTGAGAGGGGCTGGGAGACCCCCTCAAAAAGGTGTGGGGCAGCAAGGCCTGCTCCTGCTGGGCCCAAGGGAGCCCCACTTTTCCTTCTGCTCCTGAGCTGGGAATCCagcccctctcccccccaccccaccatccaCCAGGCTTGGGCCATTGGCCTTTCCTCCCCTGATGCCCCTGGTCTTGTCCTAGCCAAGCAGCGATGCGAGATGTGCAGACATCCCTCCCGCCACCTGGGGGAGGGGGTCCAGTGCCTACCGAAACCTCTCTCCACTCTCAGGTGCCCAAAGAACATAGTCCACCACCTGGGGTGGGCTTGGGGTGCTGATTTTGCACCCC includes:
- the C4H17orf49 gene encoding chromatin complexes subunit BAP18 isoform X1, yielding MTSASTKVGEIFSAAGAAFTKLGELTMQLHPVADSSPAGAKWTDAEIALLRASVQRFGDDLHRISALIKDRTVAQLKAAAKRKAYEDTGLPPPPPAPPADSPKKPAGRKPPVAGPPPPGPSSAPLPADAPAPKKPKAAGEGRAAVAAADVTLSALNDADAHRDLGDAESLGDAPPPAKKLNFDQDSLNLDPGFLMAPSSTDLPLLSR
- the RNASEK gene encoding ribonuclease kappa, whose product is MSSLLCCGPKMAACGIVLSVWGVIMLVLLGLFFNVHSAVLIEDIPATEDDFKSGMTKIHTLYDQVSYNCFIAAGLYFVLGGFCFCQVRLNKRKEYMVR
- the C4H17orf49 gene encoding chromatin complexes subunit BAP18 isoform X2, whose amino-acid sequence is MTSASTKVGEIFSAAGAAFTKLGELTMQLHPVADSSPAGAQLKAAAKRKAYEDTGLPPPPPAPPADSPKKPAGRKPPVAGPPPPGPSSAPLPADAPAPKKPKAAGEGRAAVAAADVTLSALNDADAHRDLGDAESLGDAPPPAKKLNFDQDSLNLDPGFLMAPSSTDLPLLSR